One stretch of Oncorhynchus masou masou isolate Uvic2021 chromosome 9, UVic_Omas_1.1, whole genome shotgun sequence DNA includes these proteins:
- the LOC135545478 gene encoding solute carrier family 25 member 48-like, producing MNCFHLDDFLAGWIGGASSVIVGHPLDTVKTRLQAGKGYKNTLHCVLQIYRKETVAGFFKGLSFPLASITVYNSVVFGFFNNTQRVISKFRHGDERQSCGMLDMTLASMLTGLMSVGLGAPVDLVKIRLQMQTLPCLAENLNLAGTTGNVNGNIAVRSVTLQGQPTYRGPIHCISSILRTEGIRGLYRGAAAMVLRDVPGYTLYFIPYALFRRWLSPEGRSSPHPCTVWVSGGLAGSISWVTATPADVVKSRLQADALHARKYRGIVHCVVQSYKTEGIHVFFRGASVNAIRGFPMSATMFLGYELSLQFFRGL from the exons ACCCGTTTACAAGCTGGGAAAGGATACAAGAACACCCTTCACTGTGTCCTCCAAATCTACAGAAAGGAAACG GTTGCTGGCTTCTTCAAGGGTCTCTCTTTCCCGCTGGCCAGCATCACTGTGTATAACTCAGTGGTGTTTGGATTCTTCAACAACACACAGAGGGTTATAAGCAAGTTCCGCCATGGTGACGAGAGACAGTCGTGTGGTATGCTGGACATGACCCTGGCCAGCATGTTGACAGGGCTGATGTCAGTGGGACTCGGAGCGCCGGTCGACTTAGTTAAGATAAGACTGCAGATGCAGACTCTGCCCTGTCTAGCAG AGAACCTGAACCTTGCCGGGACGACCGGAAACGTGAACGGTAACATCGCCGTGCGCTCCGTGACTCTCCAGGGCCAGCCGACCTACAGAGGGCCCATCCACTGCATCAGTTCCATACTGCGGACTGAGGGGATCCGGGGGCTTTACAGAGGGGCCGCGGCCATGGTCCTGAGAGACGTCCCTGGGTACACGCTGTACTTCATCCCCTACGCGTTGTTCCGTCGCTGGCTATCCCCTGAAGGGAGGTCATCACCTCATCCCTGTACTGTATGGGTGTCTGGAGGACTGGCAG GTTCTATCTCGTGGGTCACGGCTACTCCAGCTGACGTGGTGAAGAGCAGGCTACAGGCTGACGCTCTCCACGCTAGGAAATACAGAGGGATTGTCCACTGCGTCGTTCAGAGCTACAAGACCGAGGGGATACAT GTCTTTTTCCGAGGAGCCTCAGTGAACGCTATCCGAGGCTTCCCAATGAGTGCCACCATGTTTCTGGGCTACGAACTCTCTCTGCAGTTCTTCAGGGGTCTCTAG